In Cyanobacteria bacterium GSL.Bin1, the genomic window AGTGGAACTGGTGGGCTTGAATGAAGACAGTGCCAAAATGCTTGATCGCCTTGCCATTCATGATAAACCCGATGCTCTCGAAAAAGTTGCCAGTCACTAAACTATTCAAATCAATGAAACATATTCTCTTATGCACCGATGGCTCTGCTTTTGCCCAAGAAAGTTATCATTATGCAGCTTGGCTTGCCCCTCGCCTTGAGGCTCGTGTTGATGTTTTGTATGTCACCGATGTTCGCTCTCAAAAATCCATTGAAACGGGGAATTTAAGTGGCAGCATTGGCATTGATGCTGCTAAAGATTTACTAAGCAAACTCGTCGAACTCGAACATGAGAAAGCCAAAATCAATCATGAGCGGGCAAAACTGATCCTCGAAGATGCCAAACAACGGCTAGCGTCTGAAGGAGTAGAAGATGTTAAGACCATCCACGAAACCGGTTTTCTGGTGGATTGCTTTCACGAATTTGAAACCAATGCCGATTTAATTATCTTAGGTAAGCGCGGCGAAAATGCCCCCTTTGCCTCCAATCATTTGGGCGGGAATACCGAGCGTATTTTACGGGGGAGTCATAAACCATGCTTGGTTACGCCTCGTCAATTTAAGCCCATTAAACGCTTACTTTTTGCCTATGATGGCAGTAAAAGCTGTCAGAAAATGTTGCGTTTTCTGGTCGAATCACCAGCCTTTCAAGGATTAGAACTCCATATCCTCACGGTGGCACGAACCGCTCAAGATAAAAAAGCTCAAAAACGCAACCAAGAAGCTGAAGAACAAACGCGAGCAGCAGGATTTGATCCCATTTGTCAAATCTTAGAAGGGAATCCCGAAAAAATCATTGCCAGTTATGCCGAAGGACATGATATTAGTTTGATTGTCATGGGAGCTTATGGGCATAGTCGTATTCGTTCTCTTGTGATTGGCAGTACCACCGCACAAGTGCTGAGAAGTACCCAACTCCCAGTATTGTTATTCCGCTAGATGGACTAAACTAATTCTGGACAATTGGAAAACCTTTATATGAACATTACAAACACAATTCATTTTCGGAATCTCCAAGGAGATATCCTTGGGGGAATCACAACTGCAGTTGTTGCTCTCCCAATGGCGTTAGCATTTGGGATTGCCTCTGGTGCTGGGGCTGCTGCTGGCTTATGGGGAGCCGTTTTAATTGGCTTTTTTGCAGCGTTATTTGGTGGGACACCGAGCCTCATTTCTGAACCCACAGGTCCGATGACGGTCATTGTGACTGCTGTGATTACGGAACTGACAGCCAATAACCCAGAACAAGGGTTAGCCATGGCATTTACCGTCATTATGATGGCGGGCGGATTTCAAATTCTGTTTGGGGTTCTCCGTTTAGGACGCTATATTACGATGCTTCCCTATAACGTCATTTCTGGTTTTATGACTGGGATTGGGGTGATTTTAATCTTTGTTCAACTTGCCCCGTTTTTAGGACAAGAAACCCCAGAAGGAGGCGTGCTTGCGGTACTGAGAAATCTACCGATGCTGATTGCTAATCTTGATCCTTGGGAAACTTTGTTGGGGGTTATTACCTTGGCAATTTTATTTTTGTATCCCTCCCGTTGGAAACGAGTGGTTCCGCCACAGTTAATTGCTTTACTGATTGGCACGGCAATTTCTATGATTTTCTTCAGTGGGATGGATATTCGTACCATTGGCACC contains:
- a CDS encoding universal stress protein, with product MKHILLCTDGSAFAQESYHYAAWLAPRLEARVDVLYVTDVRSQKSIETGNLSGSIGIDAAKDLLSKLVELEHEKAKINHERAKLILEDAKQRLASEGVEDVKTIHETGFLVDCFHEFETNADLIILGKRGENAPFASNHLGGNTERILRGSHKPCLVTPRQFKPIKRLLFAYDGSKSCQKMLRFLVESPAFQGLELHILTVARTAQDKKAQKRNQEAEEQTRAAGFDPICQILEGNPEKIIASYAEGHDISLIVMGAYGHSRIRSLVIGSTTAQVLRSTQLPVLLFR
- a CDS encoding sodium-independent anion transporter yields the protein MNITNTIHFRNLQGDILGGITTAVVALPMALAFGIASGAGAAAGLWGAVLIGFFAALFGGTPSLISEPTGPMTVIVTAVITELTANNPEQGLAMAFTVIMMAGGFQILFGVLRLGRYITMLPYNVISGFMTGIGVILIFVQLAPFLGQETPEGGVLAVLRNLPMLIANLDPWETLLGVITLAILFLYPSRWKRVVPPQLIALLIGTAISMIFFSGMDIRTIGTIGEISPGLPDLQLPTFSAGNLRLMFVNAIILATVGSIDCLLTCVVSEGLTRQEYKANKELIGQGIANLFTGFGGGIAGSGATTPTVVNIQAGGRTAVSGLTRALVLLVIVLWAAPLTTGIPLAVLAGIV